In Dysgonomonadaceae bacterium zrk40, one genomic interval encodes:
- a CDS encoding PorP/SprF family type IX secretion system membrane protein, which produces MEKGRFLLLMMICCSIPLLHAQWDAPVSRYWTVKGHYNPAFAGGSEMIDIAVLYRYQWAGIRHAPQRVILNGHMPLDFLGERHGGGVTAYSTTAGNLRNSLLAAQYSYILPIGNGNLRFGLHAGILDLAFDEGSSRISGNDNESAQPSYIVEGVKRQLPDLGAGIAWQGDNAYAGLSLLHLNQPSFQTQNDTLDLQSDSLKSIIPRTIHFMAGYNIRLSHSFAIVPMVWVQTGSGYSHLQTTLRAVIVDRFSGGLYWRSGDGYGFFAGTTLKGIELEYGYDHHTRGMGKVSRGSHELTLRYRFATEQLSPRRQPQKSIRLL; this is translated from the coding sequence ATGGAAAAAGGGCGGTTTCTTTTGCTGATGATGATCTGTTGCTCCATCCCACTGTTACACGCACAGTGGGATGCACCGGTGAGCCGTTACTGGACCGTAAAAGGACACTACAACCCTGCTTTCGCGGGCGGTAGTGAGATGATTGATATCGCAGTGCTTTACCGCTACCAGTGGGCCGGTATCCGGCATGCCCCTCAGCGGGTGATCCTCAACGGCCATATGCCGCTCGACTTCTTGGGGGAACGCCACGGTGGAGGGGTGACCGCATACAGCACCACGGCAGGAAATCTGCGAAACAGTCTGCTGGCGGCTCAGTACAGCTATATCCTGCCCATTGGCAACGGGAATCTCCGCTTCGGACTGCATGCAGGTATCCTTGATCTGGCTTTTGATGAGGGCAGTTCCCGTATCAGTGGTAACGATAATGAAAGCGCACAGCCTTCCTACATCGTGGAGGGCGTGAAGCGGCAGCTGCCCGACCTGGGAGCAGGCATCGCCTGGCAGGGAGACAACGCTTATGCAGGCCTCTCGCTCCTTCATCTCAACCAACCCTCCTTTCAGACTCAAAATGACACCCTCGACCTTCAATCCGACTCCCTAAAATCCATTATCCCCCGTACAATACATTTCATGGCAGGATACAATATCCGGCTTTCTCATTCGTTTGCTATAGTACCGATGGTTTGGGTACAAACCGGCAGTGGCTACAGTCACCTGCAGACAACACTCCGTGCAGTGATTGTTGATCGCTTCTCCGGGGGTCTCTACTGGCGCTCCGGAGACGGTTATGGCTTCTTTGCAGGCACCACCCTTAAAGGCATCGAACTTGAATACGGGTATGACCACCATACCAGGGGGATGGGGAAGGTCAGCCGTGGCAGCCATGAGCTGACATTGCGTTATCGCTTCGCAACGGAGCAGTTGTCGCCAAGACGACAGCCACAGAAAAGCATCCGGTTGCTTTAA
- a CDS encoding SUMF1/EgtB/PvdO family nonheme iron enzyme yields MKRNFFFFSLTLLVIISCGRPGIGSMGGELTGVPTGKVWDEPTPYNMVLVTRGSITMGPGELDSLWGINIPTRGISVDNFWMDETEITNSQYKQFIYWVRDSIIRERIADPRYAGDDFYKITEDEYGDPVTPHLNWSIPIPWNRNTEEEEAAINSLYVTHPITGQKMLDGAQLNFRYEWFDAAEAARRQEQLNRIKDAATANTTGTERAMISKDTAYVTFDGQIVNETITRPLSSLYDFVHTRILNIYPDTTSWVKDFPNANNEVYMRNYFAHPAYAHHPVVGVSWEQATAFCEWRTMFLRRSINKEGVIIEKYRLPTEAEWELAARNASSDSRYPWETGDGKNDPDCYQANFNPGEGAYAADNHLIPARVRSFQPNLFGLYDMAGNVAEWTSTAYSGSGLELMNDLNPEYRYNALADDPDILKRKVVKGGSWKDNATFIRSDMRDTELQHKGRSWIGFRCVRTQVSTGK; encoded by the coding sequence ATGAAGCGAAATTTCTTTTTCTTCTCACTCACACTGCTGGTCATCATCTCCTGCGGACGGCCGGGGATCGGCAGCATGGGAGGCGAACTTACCGGTGTACCGACGGGGAAGGTGTGGGATGAGCCCACTCCCTACAACATGGTACTGGTCACCCGCGGATCCATCACCATGGGACCCGGAGAGCTCGACTCGCTCTGGGGTATCAACATTCCGACGCGGGGTATCTCGGTCGACAATTTCTGGATGGATGAGACCGAAATCACTAACTCTCAGTATAAGCAGTTCATCTACTGGGTGCGCGACTCAATCATCCGCGAGCGTATCGCTGATCCCCGCTACGCGGGTGACGATTTCTATAAGATCACCGAAGATGAATACGGCGACCCGGTGACGCCGCACCTCAACTGGTCCATTCCCATCCCCTGGAACCGCAACACCGAAGAGGAGGAGGCAGCCATCAACAGCCTTTACGTCACCCACCCCATCACGGGACAGAAGATGCTCGATGGGGCACAGCTCAACTTCCGCTACGAGTGGTTCGACGCCGCAGAGGCCGCCCGCAGGCAAGAGCAACTGAACAGGATTAAGGATGCAGCTACCGCAAACACCACCGGTACAGAAAGGGCGATGATCAGCAAGGACACCGCCTATGTCACCTTCGACGGGCAAATCGTGAATGAGACCATCACACGTCCCCTGAGCAGCCTCTACGACTTCGTCCATACCCGCATCCTCAACATATACCCCGACACCACCAGTTGGGTGAAAGACTTTCCCAACGCCAACAACGAGGTCTACATGCGCAACTACTTCGCCCACCCCGCCTACGCCCATCACCCGGTGGTGGGTGTCAGCTGGGAGCAGGCCACCGCCTTCTGTGAGTGGCGGACGATGTTCCTGCGCCGCAGCATCAACAAAGAAGGGGTCATCATCGAAAAGTACCGCCTCCCTACCGAGGCTGAGTGGGAGCTTGCGGCACGCAACGCCAGCAGCGACAGCCGCTATCCCTGGGAGACGGGCGACGGAAAGAACGACCCCGACTGCTACCAGGCTAACTTCAACCCGGGGGAGGGAGCCTATGCCGCCGACAACCATCTGATCCCTGCACGTGTGCGCAGTTTCCAACCCAATCTCTTCGGACTTTACGACATGGCGGGCAACGTGGCGGAGTGGACCTCCACCGCCTACAGTGGTTCAGGGCTCGAGTTGATGAACGACCTCAATCCGGAATACCGCTACAACGCATTGGCGGATGACCCCGATATCCTGAAGCGCAAGGTGGTGAAGGGAGGATCCTGGAAAGACAATGCCACTTTCATCCGTTCCGACATGCGCGACACCGAACTGCAGCACAAAGGACGTTCCTGGATCGGGTTCCGCTGCGTGCGTACCCAGGTGAGCACGGGCAAGTAA
- the gldL gene encoding gliding motility protein GldL, whose amino-acid sequence MNAYHKTKNRLEQYLQTDKGKRAIHFAYSFGAALVILGAMFKLLHFPYGNEMLFIGMVTEVLVFLISAFDTPVRDYPWEQVFPVLASQNPEDRPDFNGEATSPLTSVRNNVSDADTRSYSQQPAKESGQGFPHDLTGQTENYNRQMEQLNSTLSGLNALYEVQLKSISGQIDTIEQINRGLQRLKSSYSDSLPDGTLIGRETERMASQLRELNDAYARMLQAMTVHRGGNSSSPQT is encoded by the coding sequence ATGAATGCATACCACAAAACGAAAAACCGACTGGAACAATACCTGCAGACCGATAAAGGAAAGCGGGCCATCCACTTCGCCTACAGCTTCGGCGCTGCCCTGGTGATCCTGGGAGCGATGTTCAAGCTACTCCACTTCCCTTACGGCAATGAGATGCTTTTTATCGGGATGGTGACCGAGGTACTGGTGTTCCTCATCTCCGCCTTCGACACGCCGGTGCGCGACTACCCCTGGGAGCAGGTGTTCCCGGTGCTGGCGTCACAGAATCCTGAAGATCGTCCCGACTTCAACGGAGAGGCAACATCACCGCTCACATCGGTCAGAAACAATGTAAGTGATGCAGATACACGATCATACTCCCAACAACCGGCAAAAGAAAGTGGTCAGGGATTCCCGCACGACCTTACCGGTCAGACCGAGAACTACAACCGTCAGATGGAGCAGCTGAACAGCACGCTCTCCGGGCTCAATGCCCTTTATGAGGTGCAGCTGAAGAGCATCAGCGGCCAGATAGATACCATTGAACAGATCAACCGAGGATTGCAGCGGCTGAAAAGCAGTTACAGCGACAGCTTGCCCGACGGCACGCTGATCGGTCGCGAGACGGAGCGGATGGCATCACAGCTCCGTGAGTTGAATGACGCCTACGCCCGCATGCTGCAGGCCATGACTGTACACAGGGGCGGCAACAGCAGCTCCCCTCAAACATAA
- the gldM gene encoding gliding motility protein GldM produces MAVNSPNSPRQKMINLMYLVFIAMLALNVSVEVLDGFGVVDKRLGESSHSMEERNNLLMEELSAYHASNPEKAGDWYDKGVQVRNLSDSLTRYIGDLKQQMVRQADGKRGDINRIRHKDDLEAASVVMLSPLRGEGKKLRGAIDNYRDQLMNWVEEPSRSNLIARYLSTEAESGGRSWEASLFEQMPLAAAITLLTKIENDIRLSEGEALASLLQSVDAGDYRLNRLNAWLIPEAETVLQGGNYRARVVLAAEDTTQRPRIVVEGEPLEAGEDGFFTLAAPRSGTFPVEGYVELTGSDGNVTRRDFSSSYTVIEPMATVAPTLMNVLYAGIDNEVSISVPGVPPQEVSAQMSNGSLSRRGNLWIARPAAVGSEAVITVSATMAGGETRNMATRSFRVRALPDPTPYIEYRDAGGNPVARKGGSIPKAALLQSDGLKAAIDDGILHVPFRVTSFRTILLDAMGNAIPEVSDGSRFSERQKEQIRRLTRGSYFYISGIRAAGPDGSEREIAVMELRVN; encoded by the coding sequence ATGGCAGTAAACAGTCCCAACTCCCCCCGTCAGAAGATGATCAACCTGATGTACCTGGTCTTCATCGCGATGTTGGCCCTCAACGTCTCTGTGGAGGTGCTGGACGGCTTCGGCGTGGTGGATAAGCGGCTCGGCGAATCATCACACTCCATGGAGGAGCGAAATAACCTCCTGATGGAAGAGCTCTCCGCCTACCATGCCTCCAACCCCGAGAAGGCGGGTGATTGGTACGACAAGGGAGTACAGGTGCGCAACCTGAGCGACTCGCTCACACGATACATCGGCGACCTGAAACAACAGATGGTGCGTCAGGCCGACGGGAAAAGAGGTGACATCAACCGAATCCGACACAAGGATGACCTGGAAGCAGCCTCGGTGGTGATGCTCTCCCCGCTCAGGGGTGAAGGAAAGAAACTGCGGGGCGCAATCGACAACTACCGTGACCAGTTGATGAACTGGGTGGAGGAGCCGTCGCGCAGTAACCTTATTGCCCGCTACCTCTCTACGGAGGCAGAGTCCGGAGGCAGGAGCTGGGAGGCATCGCTCTTCGAGCAGATGCCGCTGGCGGCCGCCATCACGTTGCTCACCAAGATCGAGAACGACATCCGCCTATCTGAGGGAGAGGCACTGGCATCGCTGCTCCAGAGCGTTGATGCGGGCGACTACCGCCTGAACAGACTCAATGCCTGGCTGATCCCCGAAGCGGAGACCGTCCTTCAGGGAGGGAACTACCGTGCCCGCGTGGTCCTGGCAGCAGAAGATACCACCCAACGTCCCCGTATCGTGGTAGAGGGAGAGCCGCTGGAGGCGGGAGAGGATGGCTTCTTCACGCTGGCAGCACCTCGCAGCGGCACCTTCCCGGTGGAGGGATATGTAGAACTGACCGGCAGTGACGGCAACGTCACCCGCCGCGACTTCAGCAGCAGCTACACTGTGATCGAGCCCATGGCTACCGTTGCCCCCACATTGATGAACGTACTCTATGCCGGTATCGACAATGAAGTAAGCATCTCGGTGCCAGGTGTCCCACCGCAAGAGGTGAGTGCCCAGATGAGCAACGGCAGCCTCAGTCGCCGCGGCAACCTCTGGATAGCCCGTCCCGCAGCGGTAGGCAGCGAGGCTGTGATCACCGTCTCCGCCACCATGGCAGGGGGTGAAACACGCAATATGGCAACCCGATCATTCAGGGTACGCGCACTCCCCGACCCCACCCCCTATATCGAGTACCGCGATGCGGGAGGAAACCCGGTGGCACGGAAAGGAGGCAGCATCCCCAAGGCAGCCCTCCTGCAAAGCGACGGCCTGAAAGCGGCCATCGATGATGGCATCCTGCATGTGCCGTTCCGGGTGACCAGCTTTCGCACCATCCTCCTTGATGCGATGGGCAATGCCATTCCGGAGGTGTCTGATGGCAGCCGTTTCTCGGAACGACAGAAAGAGCAGATCCGGCGACTGACCCGCGGCAGTTATTTCTACATCTCCGGCATACGTGCTGCCGGTCCCGATGGCTCGGAGCGTGAGATCGCGGTGATGGAACTGAGAGTGAATTAA
- the gldN gene encoding gliding motility protein GldN gives MTTRTIFILLVLLGQVNALYPQTTLHERMEQRRQQVEQASATPNIRKNQPDTNWEEVIADARWSRVIYRYIDLSKEANMPLYHPVTPTAGQRNLFTLIFRLLQEDRIRAYEYLDGREEFTEEYRIDFKGLVDRFNIYHETENGLISVNDADIPSNEVLGYYLKELYYFGSATSGFRVIPLALCPILFRQEEVASANTRYPLFWITYDELAPYTRRMPLMASSLNNSSRESVDDFFRKRTYEGEIYKTGTPGNRPISQYTTTPEEMKAEQERIEQELLDFEQLIRLEAEVLSSPVPESNRRGNRRTAESSSSSAQTMRDRRY, from the coding sequence ATGACAACCAGAACAATATTCATCCTACTCGTATTACTGGGGCAAGTGAACGCCCTCTACCCGCAAACCACCCTGCACGAACGGATGGAGCAGCGGCGGCAGCAGGTCGAACAAGCTTCGGCAACCCCGAATATCAGAAAGAACCAGCCTGACACCAACTGGGAAGAGGTGATTGCTGACGCGCGCTGGTCGCGCGTCATCTACCGATACATCGACCTGTCGAAGGAGGCCAACATGCCGCTCTATCATCCGGTTACTCCCACTGCAGGGCAGCGCAACCTCTTCACCCTGATCTTCCGGTTGCTGCAGGAGGATCGCATCCGGGCATATGAATACCTCGACGGGCGGGAGGAGTTCACCGAGGAGTACCGCATCGATTTCAAGGGACTGGTCGACCGGTTCAACATCTACCATGAAACAGAGAATGGCCTGATCAGCGTGAACGATGCCGATATCCCCTCCAACGAAGTGCTGGGTTATTACCTGAAAGAGCTCTACTACTTCGGCAGCGCCACATCCGGTTTTCGGGTGATACCCCTCGCCCTCTGCCCCATCCTCTTCCGGCAGGAGGAGGTCGCATCGGCCAACACCCGCTATCCCCTCTTCTGGATCACCTATGATGAGCTGGCGCCCTACACCCGCCGCATGCCGCTGATGGCTTCGTCGCTCAACAACAGCAGCAGAGAAAGTGTGGATGACTTCTTCCGGAAACGAACTTACGAAGGGGAGATCTACAAGACAGGGACTCCCGGCAACAGGCCAATCTCACAATACACCACCACCCCGGAAGAGATGAAAGCAGAACAGGAGCGCATCGAACAGGAGTTGCTCGATTTCGAACAGCTCATCCGCCTGGAGGCAGAGGTACTCTCCTCGCCTGTTCCCGAGAGCAACCGGCGCGGCAACAGGCGTACCGCCGAAAGCAGCAGCTCCTCAGCACAGACCATGCGCGACCGGAGGTACTGA
- a CDS encoding DUF2200 domain-containing protein, with translation MKHKEKIYKLSFAGVYPYYIAKAEKKGRSKAEVDAIICWLTGYSENDLQEILAGDMDFETFFRQAPQMNPNASKITGLICGIRVEEIEDEIVQKIRYLDKLIDELAKGKAMEKILRK, from the coding sequence ATGAAGCATAAAGAGAAAATTTACAAATTATCATTTGCCGGTGTATATCCATATTACATCGCAAAAGCGGAGAAGAAAGGCCGCAGTAAGGCAGAGGTTGATGCAATCATATGCTGGCTGACTGGATACAGTGAAAACGATCTGCAGGAGATATTGGCCGGCGACATGGATTTTGAAACATTCTTCAGGCAGGCACCTCAAATGAATCCCAATGCATCCAAGATTACCGGTCTGATCTGCGGTATTCGAGTGGAAGAGATTGAAGACGAGATCGTACAAAAAATCCGATACCTGGACAAGCTGATTGACGAACTAGCCAAAGGAAAGGCCATGGAGAAGATTTTAAGAAAATGA
- a CDS encoding sugar phosphate isomerase/epimerase produces MARLVTLYSLQWGDLSLEEVCIKAKEFGYDGLELGLPDHLDVRQKDPAYYEGIKVLLVKHGLQLRTISSHLVGQAVCDRIDERHKAILPAHIWGDGDPEGVSRRAAEELIRTAEAAKVLGVETVVGFTGSPIWHLLYAFPPVTQQMIDEGYQLFAERFTPILDAYEKLGIRFALEVHPTEIAFDTFSAARALEALHHHPAFGFNYDPSHLGYQGVDYVDFIYQFPERIFHVHMKDVYWSDTPRQVGVFGGHVPFGDPRRYWNFRSVGRGSINFEEIIRALNAIGYRGPLSIEWEDSAMDREQGARESCAFTKQIDFQTSGHAFDAFFAKD; encoded by the coding sequence ATGGCTCGACTGGTCACACTTTATTCGCTTCAATGGGGAGACCTCTCCCTTGAAGAGGTATGCATCAAAGCAAAAGAATTCGGATACGACGGACTGGAACTGGGACTGCCGGATCACCTGGATGTGCGGCAAAAGGATCCGGCATATTACGAGGGTATCAAAGTATTGCTGGTAAAACATGGTCTGCAGCTGCGCACCATCTCCTCCCACCTGGTGGGGCAGGCGGTCTGCGACCGTATAGATGAGCGTCACAAAGCCATCCTGCCGGCCCACATCTGGGGAGACGGCGACCCGGAGGGTGTAAGCCGTCGCGCTGCGGAGGAGCTGATACGGACGGCGGAAGCGGCCAAGGTACTGGGTGTGGAGACGGTAGTGGGATTCACCGGCAGCCCTATCTGGCACCTGCTCTATGCATTTCCGCCCGTTACACAACAGATGATTGATGAGGGCTATCAACTGTTTGCCGAACGGTTCACACCCATCCTGGACGCCTATGAAAAACTGGGCATCCGTTTTGCGCTGGAGGTACACCCCACCGAGATCGCCTTCGACACCTTCTCGGCCGCGAGGGCGCTGGAAGCGCTGCACCATCACCCTGCTTTCGGCTTCAACTACGACCCCAGCCACCTGGGCTACCAGGGGGTAGACTATGTGGATTTCATCTACCAATTCCCCGAAAGGATCTTCCATGTGCACATGAAGGATGTATACTGGAGTGACACTCCCCGGCAGGTGGGTGTTTTCGGGGGGCATGTGCCCTTCGGTGACCCCCGTCGCTACTGGAACTTCAGGAGCGTGGGCAGGGGCAGTATCAACTTCGAGGAGATCATCCGTGCACTCAACGCCATCGGGTACCGGGGACCACTCTCCATTGAATGGGAGGATAGCGCAATGGATCGTGAGCAGGGTGCGCGTGAGTCATGCGCCTTCACCAAGCAGATCGATTTTCAAACATCGGGGCATGCATTCGATGCATTTTTCGCAAAGGATTAA
- a CDS encoding Gfo/Idh/MocA family oxidoreductase has translation MNKKLKMGMVGGGTTGFIGAIHLRAAIMENMAELVCGCFSSKPEVSLASGRQYGLPDERIYSSYEEMFDKEMALPETERMDFVVIVTPNKLHFEPAMMALERGIHVVLDKPMTFSLEKAKALQQKVEETGLVLALTHVYTGYPAVKEMKARIAAGELGKLRRIYVEYPQGWLSERIETQSGNNAGWRTDPAQSGKAGCMGDIGTHAWHLCEYVSGLKVRELCAELNTFVPGRPIDDDGVAMMRLDEGVKALLSASQIAVGEANGVNIRIYGEKASLRWVQMDPNRLIIKSGGNREEIIHIGGNQPDLGKAALWNIRTPGGHPEGFIEAFANIYRNFTLTVMAQRSGEQPTPEMLDFPDVQDGVRGMQFIETIVKAGWNDEQKWVKWEE, from the coding sequence ATGAACAAGAAACTGAAAATGGGTATGGTGGGCGGCGGCACCACCGGCTTTATCGGAGCGATCCACCTACGGGCGGCAATCATGGAAAACATGGCAGAGCTGGTCTGCGGATGCTTCAGCTCGAAACCGGAGGTCTCCCTGGCGTCGGGACGGCAGTATGGCCTTCCCGATGAGCGCATCTACTCCAGCTATGAGGAGATGTTCGACAAGGAGATGGCACTGCCGGAAACAGAACGGATGGATTTCGTGGTGATCGTGACCCCCAACAAGCTCCATTTTGAGCCGGCAATGATGGCCCTCGAGCGGGGCATTCACGTGGTGCTGGACAAGCCGATGACCTTCTCGCTCGAGAAGGCGAAAGCATTGCAGCAGAAGGTGGAGGAAACAGGACTGGTGCTGGCCCTGACGCATGTTTACACCGGCTACCCGGCCGTGAAGGAGATGAAGGCCAGGATTGCGGCAGGTGAGCTGGGGAAGCTGCGCCGCATCTATGTGGAGTACCCTCAGGGATGGCTGTCGGAACGGATTGAGACGCAGAGCGGCAACAACGCCGGCTGGCGTACCGACCCGGCTCAGTCGGGCAAGGCAGGTTGTATGGGCGACATCGGCACGCACGCCTGGCATCTCTGCGAGTATGTATCGGGACTGAAAGTGCGAGAGCTGTGTGCCGAGTTAAACACCTTCGTGCCGGGGCGGCCAATCGACGATGACGGCGTGGCCATGATGCGGCTGGACGAAGGTGTGAAAGCGCTGCTCTCGGCCAGTCAGATCGCCGTGGGAGAGGCCAACGGTGTCAACATCCGCATCTACGGGGAGAAGGCAAGCCTGCGGTGGGTACAGATGGATCCCAACAGGCTGATCATCAAGAGCGGCGGCAACAGGGAGGAGATCATCCACATCGGCGGCAACCAACCCGATCTGGGTAAAGCAGCGCTCTGGAACATCCGCACCCCGGGCGGGCACCCCGAGGGTTTCATCGAAGCGTTCGCCAACATCTACCGCAACTTCACCCTTACCGTGATGGCACAACGCTCAGGTGAACAACCCACGCCCGAGATGCTGGACTTCCCAGACGTGCAGGATGGCGTGCGTGGCATGCAGTTCATCGAAACAATCGTGAAAGCGGGATGGAACGATGAGCAGAAATGGGTGAAATGGGAAGAATGA
- a CDS encoding Gfo/Idh/MocA family oxidoreductase, protein MKRRKFLTNSALLGSTIPLGMASPAILSSCTGTSEKRSKASFSPEELGMFSFVETAPDGAPLKAALIGCGDRGTGAAVDFLSAGPNLEIIALADLFPDRMERCRNILSERNNIVDDSNCFFGFDAYQKVMAMPEVELVLLCTPTHFRPEQFKAAIEAGKHVFMEKPCAVDPTGIRTVIAASKVATAKGLSVVTGNQRRHRRDYWEAFLEVKNGIIGEIISATSHWNQGAWWNKQKQPEWSDMEYCIRNWFNIKWLSGDHILDQGIHNIDVVTWFMGEQPIKAVGYGGSARRLTGDIFDFFSVDYTYNNHKRMLHTARQIDGCDGNISEQVLGTKGIAQLNDAGEIKILDWEGNLLWEYDYENKPVQNPYKQEHVHLVESIRLNKKINQGEDLAYSTQIAIMGREAAYTGQAISWDQIMASGLRYGPETYEMGPLPDYHEKVVPVPGRNPS, encoded by the coding sequence ATGAAACGCAGAAAATTTTTAACAAACAGTGCCCTTTTGGGCAGTACCATCCCGTTGGGCATGGCATCGCCTGCAATCCTGTCATCCTGTACGGGAACTTCAGAAAAACGCTCCAAGGCTTCGTTTTCTCCTGAAGAGTTGGGGATGTTTTCATTTGTGGAGACAGCACCCGATGGAGCTCCGTTGAAAGCAGCCCTGATTGGGTGTGGCGACCGGGGAACGGGAGCAGCGGTCGATTTCTTAAGTGCCGGGCCCAACCTGGAGATCATCGCTTTGGCCGATCTCTTTCCTGACCGGATGGAACGTTGTCGCAACATACTTTCCGAGAGGAACAACATTGTGGATGACAGCAACTGCTTCTTCGGCTTTGATGCCTATCAAAAAGTGATGGCCATGCCGGAGGTGGAGCTGGTACTGCTGTGTACCCCCACACATTTCAGGCCTGAGCAGTTCAAAGCTGCCATTGAAGCAGGGAAACATGTATTCATGGAAAAACCCTGTGCTGTAGATCCAACCGGAATCCGTACGGTGATAGCCGCCTCGAAGGTGGCTACGGCAAAAGGACTGAGCGTTGTCACCGGCAACCAAAGAAGACATCGGCGTGATTACTGGGAAGCCTTCCTGGAGGTGAAAAACGGAATCATCGGTGAAATCATTTCGGCCACCTCCCACTGGAACCAGGGGGCATGGTGGAACAAACAGAAACAACCGGAATGGAGCGACATGGAGTATTGCATTCGCAACTGGTTTAACATCAAGTGGCTGAGTGGCGACCACATCCTTGATCAGGGCATTCACAACATTGATGTGGTCACCTGGTTCATGGGAGAGCAACCCATCAAAGCGGTTGGTTACGGTGGCTCGGCACGACGCCTGACAGGAGACATTTTCGATTTTTTCAGTGTGGATTACACTTACAACAACCACAAACGGATGCTGCATACTGCGCGACAGATCGATGGGTGCGACGGTAACATCTCGGAACAGGTGCTGGGTACAAAAGGGATTGCCCAACTGAATGATGCCGGAGAGATCAAGATCCTCGACTGGGAAGGAAATCTCTTGTGGGAATATGATTACGAAAACAAACCGGTACAGAACCCCTACAAGCAGGAACATGTACATCTTGTGGAATCGATCCGGTTGAACAAGAAAATTAATCAGGGGGAAGATCTGGCCTATTCAACACAAATCGCTATCATGGGTAGGGAAGCAGCCTACACCGGGCAAGCAATCAGCTGGGACCAGATTATGGCCTCCGGATTGCGATATGGTCCGGAGACCTATGAAATGGGTCCGCTGCCTGATTACCATGAGAAAGTAGTCCCTGTTCCGGGAAGAAATCCCTCCTAA
- a CDS encoding peptidylprolyl isomerase, producing the protein MLTAEIHTGKGVMKVKFYEEDAPNTVANFVKLAEGGFYDGLTFHRVIPNFVIQGGCPDGTGAGGPGYTIKCELDGNNQYHDRGVLSMAHAGRDTGGSQFFICHSRDNTAHLDRHHTCFGKVYEGVEVIDQIRQDDEIEKILIFED; encoded by the coding sequence ATGCTTACAGCTGAGATACACACCGGAAAAGGAGTAATGAAAGTGAAGTTTTATGAGGAAGATGCCCCCAATACGGTGGCCAATTTCGTGAAGCTGGCCGAGGGTGGCTTTTACGACGGACTGACATTCCATCGCGTGATCCCTAACTTTGTGATCCAGGGCGGTTGCCCCGACGGCACAGGTGCCGGGGGACCGGGTTACACCATCAAGTGCGAGCTGGATGGCAACAACCAGTACCACGATCGCGGCGTATTGTCGATGGCACATGCCGGCCGCGATACGGGCGGCTCCCAGTTTTTCATCTGCCACAGTCGCGACAACACCGCCCATCTGGACCGTCACCACACCTGCTTCGGCAAAGTGTACGAAGGAGTGGAGGTGATTGATCAGATTCGCCAGGACGATGAGATCGAGAAAATACTGATTTTTGAGGATTGA